A genomic window from Acidobacteriota bacterium includes:
- a CDS encoding substrate-binding domain-containing protein, with protein sequence MKSRVTTALIAMTLAGLVSGCSSEPQSPPASTSAPAAAPGLRIAMIAKNATNPIFQSARKGAETAARELASTHGIPIDIVWLTPNDEDGDVQAQKIAQAVEDGVSAILISCSDAGKVTAAIDAAVARGVPVMTFDGDAAGSRRFAYYGVDDEKLGEALMRDLAAQIGNKGPVAILAGNPDAPNLRQRVDGVRKEAAKHPGISIVDTFHHAETVRDAADAVVGAQKAHPQIKGWAMVGGWPLFTPKLLSDMGTTPIKVVAVGALPAQLVYVEKGLAPVLIAQPTYMWGYESVQRIVDKVHLKKDVPEIMTMDVIRVTKSDLGPWARQLATWGFTVPDMYLKMP encoded by the coding sequence ATGAAGAGCAGAGTGACGACCGCACTGATCGCGATGACATTGGCTGGCCTGGTGAGCGGGTGCAGCAGCGAGCCACAAAGCCCGCCTGCGTCCACGTCGGCGCCCGCGGCGGCGCCGGGGTTGCGGATTGCGATGATCGCGAAGAACGCCACAAATCCGATCTTCCAGTCGGCGCGCAAGGGGGCCGAGACTGCGGCCAGGGAGCTGGCGTCGACGCACGGCATTCCCATCGACATCGTCTGGCTGACGCCCAACGACGAGGACGGCGACGTCCAGGCGCAGAAGATCGCGCAGGCGGTGGAAGACGGCGTGAGCGCCATCCTCATCTCCTGCTCCGATGCCGGGAAGGTGACGGCCGCGATCGACGCCGCCGTGGCCCGCGGCGTGCCCGTGATGACCTTCGATGGCGACGCCGCCGGGTCCAGGCGCTTTGCGTACTACGGGGTTGACGATGAAAAGCTGGGGGAGGCGCTGATGCGGGACCTGGCCGCCCAGATCGGCAACAAGGGACCTGTGGCGATCCTGGCCGGGAACCCCGACGCGCCGAACCTGCGCCAGCGAGTGGACGGGGTACGGAAGGAAGCCGCCAAGCACCCCGGCATCTCGATCGTCGACACCTTCCACCATGCCGAAACCGTACGGGATGCGGCCGACGCGGTGGTCGGCGCGCAGAAGGCGCACCCGCAGATCAAGGGGTGGGCGATGGTTGGCGGCTGGCCGCTCTTCACGCCGAAGCTGTTGTCGGACATGGGAACCACGCCCATCAAGGTCGTTGCCGTCGGCGCGCTGCCCGCGCAGCTCGTGTACGTGGAGAAGGGGCTGGCTCCCGTGCTGATCGCGCAGCCTACCTACATGTGGGGCTACGAGTCCGTCCAGCGCATCGTCGACAAGGTGCACCTGAAGAAGGACGTGCCGGAAATCATGACGATGGACGTGATCCGCGTCACGAAGTCGGACCTGGGACCGTGGGCGCGTCAGTTGGCGACGTGGGGGTTCACGGTCCCTGACATGTACCTGAAGATGCCGTGA
- a CDS encoding glycoside hydrolase family 140 protein: MRRRWRQVGTAMTLALAVASAATAGQHGSVPPLKVSENRRFLVTADGAPFFWLGDTAWELFHRLDREEAVRYLRNRAERRFTVIQAVALAELGGLTEPNAYGHLPLVDADPARPDERDGPRNDYWDHVDFIVDEARALGLYIGLLPTWGDKWNKRWGQGPEVFTPANAEAYGRWLGRRYRDRPNIIWILGGDRQIESDAHRAITQAMARGLAEGDGGAHLMTFHTSGGQGSSHWFQDEDWLDFNMRQNGHVAEFTGRYDQTRADYDRTPVKPVLDGEPIYEDHPVSFKAAEFGHSIASDVRRPRYWNLFGGAFGHTYGHHSVWQMWAPPRTPVNNPLMPWYEAIDQQGAAQMQHGRALMESRPFLTRIPADDVIVASDVPTSVPGAGRYRFLATRDAERTYAMVYAPVGRPFTVRMSAIAGREVVAWWFDPRTGAATRIGTFPSTGERTFVSPDPGEMIDWVLVLDDSARGYGAPGAR; this comes from the coding sequence ATGCGCAGACGATGGCGGCAGGTCGGAACGGCGATGACGCTGGCGCTGGCCGTCGCGAGCGCGGCGACCGCAGGCCAGCACGGCAGCGTCCCGCCACTGAAGGTCTCGGAGAACCGGCGCTTCCTCGTGACGGCCGACGGCGCGCCGTTCTTCTGGCTCGGCGACACCGCGTGGGAACTGTTCCATCGGCTCGATCGCGAGGAGGCCGTCAGATACCTGCGCAACAGGGCCGAACGTCGCTTCACGGTGATCCAGGCCGTGGCGCTGGCCGAGCTCGGTGGACTCACCGAGCCCAACGCGTACGGACACCTGCCGCTCGTCGACGCGGATCCGGCGCGTCCCGACGAACGCGACGGTCCGCGCAACGACTACTGGGATCACGTCGACTTCATCGTGGATGAAGCGCGCGCGCTTGGTCTGTACATCGGCCTGCTCCCCACGTGGGGCGACAAGTGGAACAAGCGGTGGGGCCAGGGCCCTGAGGTGTTCACGCCCGCGAACGCGGAGGCGTACGGACGATGGCTCGGGCGCCGCTATCGCGACAGGCCGAACATCATCTGGATTCTCGGCGGCGACAGGCAGATCGAGAGCGACGCGCATCGTGCGATCACGCAGGCGATGGCGCGCGGGCTCGCCGAGGGCGACGGCGGTGCACACCTGATGACGTTCCACACGAGCGGCGGTCAGGGATCGTCACACTGGTTTCAGGACGAGGACTGGCTCGACTTCAACATGCGCCAGAACGGCCACGTGGCGGAGTTCACGGGCCGGTACGACCAGACGCGCGCCGACTACGACCGCACGCCCGTCAAGCCGGTGCTCGACGGCGAACCGATCTACGAGGACCATCCGGTCTCGTTCAAGGCCGCGGAATTCGGCCACTCGATCGCGTCGGACGTGCGTCGCCCGCGCTACTGGAACCTGTTCGGCGGTGCGTTCGGGCACACGTACGGACACCACTCGGTCTGGCAGATGTGGGCCCCGCCGCGCACGCCCGTCAACAACCCGCTGATGCCCTGGTACGAGGCGATCGATCAGCAGGGCGCCGCACAGATGCAGCACGGCAGGGCGCTGATGGAGTCGCGCCCCTTCCTCACGCGCATCCCTGCCGACGATGTGATCGTCGCGAGTGACGTGCCGACGAGCGTGCCCGGCGCGGGGCGCTATCGATTCCTCGCCACGCGCGACGCGGAGCGTACGTACGCGATGGTGTACGCGCCGGTCGGCAGGCCGTTCACCGTGCGCATGAGCGCGATCGCGGGTCGCGAGGTCGTCGCCTGGTGGTTCGACCCTCGCACGGGTGCGGCGACACGCATCGGCACGTTCCCCAGCACGGGCGAACGCACGTTCGTGTCGCCCGATCCCGGCGAGATGATCGACTGGGTGCTGGTCCTCGACGACAGCGCGCGCGGCTACGGCGCGCCTGGCGCGCGCTGA
- a CDS encoding patatin-like phospholipase family protein, translated as MVTDRPTVGVAFGGGSARGIAHVGVLRWLEEHRVPVDVAAGTSMGGLIGGAFATGMDAAELDALLDSLDWDELFGSSTFAYKNIRRKADGRAFPWRLEFGLKHGIVAPTSLNSGEYVELMLARIAAPYHELESFDSLPTPFRAVAVDLVTARQAVLARGSLADAMRATMSIPLIFPPVETDGQVLVDGGAMNNVPADVVKGLGADRVIAVSVGDLSDREALSHTLLGVAGATLDAMMRSTTRASLESADVVINVPLQRYGSLDWRRADELVEEGYKAAEAMREQLLPLAVSEAQYDVWRRGRQDRRRSTIAQPEFVRLEGFGSSDAGRLDVLLAHHVGRPLDITSIEKDLAELTGLDRYETITWRTARDQRGRLGLLVRGRAKTYAPPFMMLGGSLENTTSNDFRVTATARYLGFDVGGSGAELRIDGTLGSDPAVSVDWYRPLGSTPLFVAPYARIGSDQVNFAQDDVVFARYGLVTSAAGAAVGVNLGAVSDLRLGAFIGRTRASIEIGDPGLPEIRGRESAADLTWRLDTQDSPVVPSRGVNTLVRLSHTIDSPDISIDRQTVLRSSSFTQLASSITSFRAVGPHGRLFLFGALGTTLDGEPAPTSLYALGSTFRLGAYASNDIVGRHAWNATGGYLHQVGRLPDFLGGPIFVGGWLENGDAFAAWKDAGWRTNASVGVMMDTLLGPVLVAGTAGFDGRWRTYFGVGRIFR; from the coding sequence ATGGTCACCGACCGCCCCACGGTGGGCGTGGCCTTCGGCGGCGGCAGCGCTCGCGGCATCGCCCACGTCGGCGTCCTGCGCTGGCTCGAGGAGCACCGCGTGCCCGTGGACGTCGCGGCCGGCACCAGCATGGGTGGCCTGATCGGCGGGGCCTTTGCGACCGGCATGGACGCCGCGGAACTCGACGCGCTGCTGGACTCGCTCGATTGGGACGAGTTGTTCGGCTCCTCGACCTTCGCCTACAAGAACATCCGCCGCAAGGCTGACGGACGCGCGTTTCCCTGGCGTCTCGAGTTCGGCCTCAAGCACGGCATCGTCGCCCCGACGTCGCTCAACAGCGGTGAGTACGTCGAGCTGATGCTGGCGCGAATCGCGGCGCCATACCACGAACTGGAGTCCTTCGACTCGCTTCCGACGCCGTTCCGGGCGGTGGCCGTCGATCTGGTGACCGCCAGACAGGCGGTGCTGGCACGCGGGTCGCTCGCCGACGCGATGCGCGCCACGATGTCGATTCCGCTCATTTTCCCGCCCGTCGAGACCGATGGGCAGGTTCTGGTCGATGGCGGGGCGATGAACAATGTCCCGGCCGACGTGGTCAAGGGCCTTGGTGCCGATCGGGTCATCGCGGTGAGCGTCGGCGACCTGTCGGACCGCGAGGCTCTGAGCCACACGCTGCTCGGCGTCGCCGGTGCCACGCTCGACGCCATGATGCGATCGACCACACGCGCGTCGTTGGAGTCGGCCGACGTCGTCATCAACGTCCCGCTGCAACGCTACGGCTCGCTCGACTGGCGCCGCGCCGACGAACTGGTCGAAGAGGGCTACAAGGCGGCCGAGGCAATGCGCGAGCAATTGCTGCCGCTCGCGGTGAGCGAGGCCCAGTACGACGTCTGGCGACGCGGGCGTCAGGATCGTCGGCGATCGACCATCGCGCAGCCGGAGTTCGTCCGGCTCGAAGGGTTCGGCAGCAGCGATGCCGGCCGTCTCGACGTGCTGCTCGCGCATCACGTGGGCCGGCCGCTCGACATCACGTCGATCGAGAAGGACCTGGCGGAGCTGACCGGCCTGGATCGCTACGAGACCATCACCTGGAGAACCGCGCGCGACCAACGCGGGCGGCTCGGCCTGCTCGTGCGCGGCCGGGCCAAGACGTACGCGCCGCCGTTCATGATGCTCGGTGGCAGCCTGGAGAACACCACGTCCAACGACTTCCGCGTCACCGCGACCGCGCGCTACCTGGGCTTCGACGTCGGCGGATCCGGCGCCGAACTCCGCATCGACGGCACCCTCGGCTCCGACCCCGCCGTTTCGGTCGATTGGTATCGACCACTCGGCAGTACGCCGTTGTTTGTCGCACCCTACGCCCGCATCGGCTCGGACCAGGTCAACTTCGCGCAGGACGACGTCGTCTTTGCGCGATATGGGCTGGTCACCAGTGCCGCGGGCGCCGCTGTCGGCGTCAACCTCGGCGCGGTCAGTGACCTGCGCCTGGGGGCATTCATCGGTCGGACCCGCGCGTCCATCGAAATCGGCGATCCGGGCCTGCCCGAGATCAGAGGACGCGAATCGGCGGCCGATCTCACGTGGCGTCTCGACACGCAGGACAGCCCGGTGGTGCCGTCGCGCGGGGTCAACACACTGGTCCGTCTGTCGCACACCATCGATTCGCCGGACATCTCCATCGACAGGCAGACGGTGTTGAGGTCTTCGTCGTTCACGCAGCTGGCGTCATCGATCACGTCGTTTCGGGCGGTCGGTCCTCACGGCCGACTGTTCCTGTTCGGTGCGCTCGGGACCACGCTCGACGGAGAACCGGCGCCGACGTCGCTCTACGCACTCGGTTCGACATTCCGGCTCGGCGCCTACGCCTCCAACGACATCGTCGGCCGGCACGCCTGGAACGCGACGGGCGGCTATCTCCACCAGGTCGGACGGTTGCCGGACTTCCTCGGAGGTCCGATCTTCGTTGGCGGCTGGCTCGAGAACGGCGACGCCTTCGCCGCCTGGAAGGACGCCGGCTGGCGCACCAACGCCAGCGTCGGAGTCATGATGGACACGTTGCTCGGGCCCGTGCTGGTTGCCGGGACCGCCGGTTTCGATGGCCGCTGGCGCACCTACTTCGGCGTCGGTCGCATCTTCCGCTGA